Proteins from a single region of Macrotis lagotis isolate mMagLag1 chromosome 2, bilby.v1.9.chrom.fasta, whole genome shotgun sequence:
- the LOC141514436 gene encoding histone H3, translating into MARTKQTARKSTGGKAPRKQLATKAARKSAPATGGVKKPHRYRPGTVALREIRRYQKSTELLIRKLPFQRLVREIAQDFKTDLRFQSSAVMALQEASEAYLVGLFEDTNLCAIHAKRVTIMPKDIQLARRIRGERA; encoded by the coding sequence ATGGCTCGGACGAAACAGACCGCTCGCAAGTCCACCGGCGGCAAGGCGCCCCGCAAGCAGCTGGCCACCAAAGCAGCCCGCAAGAGCGCGCCGGCCACGGGCGGCGTGAAGAAGCCTCACCGCTACCGGCCCGGCACCGTGGCGCTGCGGGAGATCCGGCGCTACCAGAAGTCCACGGAGCTGCTGATCCGCAAGCTGCCCTTCCAGCGGCTGGTGCGCGAGATCGCTCAGGACTTCAAGACCGACCTGCGCTTCCAGAGCTCGGCCGTGATGGCCTTGCAGGAGGCGAGCGAAGCCTACCTCGTGGGGCTCTTTGAGGACACCAACCTGTGCGCCATCCACGCCAAGAGAGTGACCATTATGCCCAAGGACATCCAGCTGGCTCGCCGCATCCGCGGGGAGAGGGCTTGA